Part of the Candoia aspera isolate rCanAsp1 chromosome 1, rCanAsp1.hap2, whole genome shotgun sequence genome, CTGTTCGTGAGGCTCCAAAGAAAGTTTTGTAAAGAGCTGACGGGACCAGTCACCAGAGTACGGAATTCAACCAGCTCGCGTAGCTGAAACCTAGAGATGTTCTTGACCGTGAGAACGGTGGCGTTATTGGGAAGGAACTGAAACTTTTGTGGAGGAATAGCTCAGGGCCTTTTCCTCTCCTTGCAGGCGAAAACAAAAGGGATTGCAAGTGGGATGGACATCGGGGTGAGATATTCAGAGAAACAGGAGAGATCCTTTGACGATGCAAAACTCAAGGCTGGACATTGTGTCATTGGCCTGCAGGTAAGTTTGGTGTCTCCACAGAGCAGACTAGGAAACCTGTGGCTCTTGGGGGACCAGTGGGAAGGTGATCTAAGATGGTGTGGCACAGTGACCGAAAAGCTAAGCTGCACAATCAGGAAGTTCTGCTTCTGAAGCCTGTTTGTATTGTAAAAATGCTGTTTCTGTCAATTCTTTCCATTCTTTAGTAAGGCTGTGaagcactttggatttgaaggcaaaacagTCCTTTGAAGAGTGTGCAAATGTAGCACCTGCTTGCAATTTCTTAAACCAAGCACATCCTTCCCTAGGACTGCACATGTCCAAAGAGTTGCTGAGCCATAATGACTTAGCTGAAGGAACACATTGAAGAAGAAGTGAAACAGTTTTAGCAGCTTGAACAGCTGGTCATAGATGTCCATTCCTAAACTAGATGACACCAGCATGAAGAAacgtgtgtcatgatgtcattacacaagCTCTGCTCTTTCACGTGCAAgaacaaaaggggcagagtttgcgtcatgatgcacatttcatcccTCGTCCTCCTCTTGTAGATACCTATTGAGCAGGTGGATGAAATCCAGAGAGCTACCGTAGATACGGTATATCAGACattatttttatccattcaatggtgtccgattctcagagactgcctgggcaagtccttgcagttttcttgacaaggtttttcagaagtggtttgccattgcctactttctagggctgagagaaactgactggcccatagtcacccagccggctttgtgcccaaggcgggactagaactcacggtctcccggtttccagcctggtgccttaaccactacaccagactggctctatcaGACATAGCAAGGCTTAATCAAGCTGCTGTTTCTCTTCAGATGGGCACCAACAAGTGTGCTAGCCAGTCAGGAATGACCGCCTATGGAACCAGGAGGCATCTCTATGACCCTAAGAACCAGATACTACCTCCAATGGACCATTCGACCATTAGTTTGCAAATGGGTACCAATAAGTGTGCCAGCCAGGTAAGACTTCCAAGCCAAAAGAGATTGGTGGCTTCCCTCAAGATATACTGATTATGTGCAGGATGCATGCCTGCAGCAGAGATACAGCATCAGTGAATTACCCCCTTTTTGTAAATCTTGACAAGAATATCTCTGTTTTGTCATTTCATGCTGTTCAGCCataatttaaccatggtttgttgaataagccagtcGTAAATTGACACTTTGCAGTGAATCCTAACCCAAGGTTTACAAACCACATTTTGGTTGGTGCAGTGCACAAACCCAACCTCTATTTTCCTGATGAGCAAAGTAATCACAATTTATTGgatcaatttttctttgttttctccatTTCTGCTGGCACTACCCAGGAAAAATGGGCAGGGCATGAAAACAAGCCAGAAATAAGAATGGTGTCTGACTCAGACGTCACACCAGGCCAGAATTTGTAGACGAACCAGCCATGTTTCCAATTGCCCAGATAAACCACAGTCTCTTCCCTGAGGTTGTTTAGCACATCAccctaagccaaaagcaaaccacGTTATAGCTTTACACTACAGATAAGCCAGCCATCTCTGTGCCAGATAAAATACAAGCCTGCTTTCTGTCCTCTGGTGAAAGGTCTCCCACACTTGTAACGTACTTTTTATATCAGCTATTAACAATTACCTGTATTGCTctacttcaattttttttaattcaatcgtgtccgattcttggagactgcctggacaagtccctgcagttttcttggcaaggtttttcagaagccatttgccattgcctccttcctagggctgagagagagggactggcccaaggtcacccagctggcctgtgcccaaggcggaactagaactcacggtctcctggtttctatcctggttctttaaccactacattaaaCTGGCACTCTACTTTTATTTAATTACGTTTTTAATTGTTTCCAGTTATACGTTCTACCTCTGGCTGTAAtaaacatttattcattcattcatttctctccTCTCCCTGTTCAGGTGGGCATGACAGCGCCAGGAACCCGCCGGCACATCTATGATTCCAAGCTGGGCACCGATAAATGCGATGACAGTTCCATGTCCCTCCAGATGGGGTACAACCAGGGGGCCAACCAGAGTGGTCAGGTGTTTGGTTTGGGCCGCCAAATCTATGACCCCAAGTATTGCCCCCAAGGCAACCCTGGGGAGGTGGCCAACACCACCTCAAACGAGGACCAGAACTCAGCCAACTATTATTACTATCAGGAGGACCAGTGAGCTGGATTTATTCTCTCCCTcaccctcttttttcttcttttcctaaacCACCACTGGGCAATTCCTGGCAAAGTCCAGCAATACTGCAGTGTATGtatttttaaccttttaaaagggaaaaaagagttgTCCAAGCTACATTTCCCTTCTACCCCCCCCCCAAGGATAGGAAAAAATAAAGGtgttcatcctttttttaaaaaaaagaaatagagtaCAGCTGATCCTTAAGATTACAAGGGTCAGAGGAAAGGCTGTGGAAACATCCCCTGTCGCCCAAACTTACCTCTAGATACTGGAAGTAATAAACTCTGTGTAAAGATGTAGTTTTGattttacacttttaaaaaatcaacacttTTACATCCTGgacaaattatttaaattatacatGTGCATGTGGAGAGGGTTGCAAAATTTAACCTGGTGTTACCAGATACAGGAAGCAAtttctgaagcctgaaaaatcGCTTTTTACAGCTGTAATTGGACACAGTGCCTAGTTAGGATTTTTTagaccatggtttgttgaacaagccagagATCACTGGAAACCTAATGTTCCTGCTTCTGGCCTGTATAGCTTGCATTGCCTGAGTGAAATTTGGTATGGTTGGTTTCTGTGGACTTCGTATaatgccccaccccaccccattgcGGCCTTAGCCTGCTTCTTCCAAGTGTCATAAGGAGATGTTGAAGGAGAAATAAAATCTCTTCCTTCCCAACAACCAGAAATTTTTCTTGGTTCCCACTTAGTCCTGCACAGAATTTTCCCTGTTCAATTTCGGGCCAATCAGAGTAGCTGATACCTGGCTGGATGGACCAATAACAAGGCACCTTCACTTCCCCATACTTCCAGTTGTGCTTTCACACCCATGAGATCCAGAAATGGGAGGAGACTTCTTTCTTCCTGCGCTCAATGGGAATTACGCTGGTTACCTTTTCATACTCTGCGAGGTGAGCACATCTAGGCTACAGAAATCCAGACAACAGCTAGATGACGGCAGATACATACTGGAAACTCAATTTTTGCTGCAGTCTAACTGCTGTCCAGATTTGCAGCCCTGGAATTGGGTTGCAAAGTAAACCAGAAGCCTTCATGGCTGAAACAAAATCATGTAATGGACATTTATAGGCATTTGATTAGAGCGCTGAAATGTTCCTTAACAAAGAATATTTCCCTCATATTAAATGGCTatgctgccttcaccagcctggTGGCTATTGGATATGTTGGATTATGAACCCCATCCCCCCACACTTCAGTTCCCAGCCAGCACTGTTTGGGAATTCCATAAATTGCAGTCTAACAATCTAGGCTGGTAGAAAATGGTGCTAAAGGTATAAAAGTGGAATGTGAAGAGAAGGCTGGCAGCTGCCTAGCAGAGAATAGAAGCTTTGTTACCTTAAACTAGTTTGGTGGACCAAACCTAATTTGCTTTCCAGAATATTTCCATAATTCTGTCTAGAAGCTTGGCATTTTTTGATTctcaccattttttcccctctttggaATCTGTATCCAATTTTTGATCAAAGCTGATGAAGCATAGGAAGTGGATGCTAGTTATAATCATTTTTTCTTATGGCACTTAAATTGTAATGGGTTCTCTGGTTTAATTCATCCTCGTTCTGATGCTACAAAAAGGAGTTTGAAACCTCTCTCCATTGTCTGCTCTGATATTCAGTTACATCAAATCTATTTGCCCTTCTGGGAGCAAATGATTGACACCTTTTTCAAAAGCTAGCTACTTACTGGTGTCACAGGGATGATgctggattaattttttaaaaatatttcttgtaCTGGAAGACTAGCAATGTGTAGCTGTCTGTCTTCATCATTTTTAAGATTTGATTCTGCAAGGGTCACTGTTACGCGCGCTATGTCCATAGGGATGTAGCGATTTCACATTGCAGGGGAGGGGGTGTCTAACCTGTTGAGGTCTAGGAGCTTGAAAAAAGCTTTCAGAAGTCGAGTCCTGTTTTTCtcctctgccccctcctctgtttGATAGggcttaatatttttttctgctgctatACAACAGATCAAGGGACCATGACTTTTCCTTATGCCAAAGTAAAGCTTTTAAGTCTGTCTAAGTATCTACATAGTACATAAAGCTTTCTTAGCAGAAATGAATTGGGTGCCTATCCTAGGTTTTAGCCCATGCAGAGAGAGACCGAATTTACGTAACATGTTAAGCTGAACATGTAGTGCTTGGTGAAGCATTGCTAACTGTGCCGTTGCTTGCAAACACGGAAGTTATTCAGAACTTAGTAATTAACTCTGGGAGTTATCTTTCTCCATAGCAGCTTTGTGGGAGGATAAAATTCAATGCATTTGGGGCTCCAAGAGTGGGATTGGAAGCATTGGGCCAATTGATTACACAACTGGACACCATATTAAGGGGGAATCTGGTCTACAGGCTTCTTTGATCAAGCCTACCTCTGGTTTCATAGGGATTGCTAGCTGATGCATCAATCAAGAGGTAGAAGTGGCTCTAGTCCACATACTTTTTTCTCAGAATTTAGGCTTTGAAGATGCCACAAGGCTCTTGGCCGTGAGCAGTGTCAGTGCATGGTCTCTGGCATTTGACTTGCCCAGAGGTGCATTTTGTTAATGAAGGTATTTAAATCTCTTAAAAGCCTTTATTTTAACCCAGCTTTCCTCTATTTTAATTATCCATGttcttccttttaaataaaaaactgGATCTGCTCTTCTGTAACCATATGGATGGAGCTATGTACATTTCTCTGGCAGAAAAACTGAGGCAGAAAGCTGTCTCGCCTGAGAAATAGCAGTAGGACTGATGGACAAAATGTGAACCTGCAATATTTGAATTTAAACAATTAAAGGGCTTCAAAAGCAAAACCTGGTGTGCATTTATGGGGGCTTGTTTTCCTGAGGGATCGAAAATCAAGCAAGCAAAGAGATACGcagggagtttttaaaaaaaataaagttggcAGCTGTAGCTGTACAAAGCCCCACCCGTTTTTAATGTGTGCTATGGCCATAAGAGATGGCTTGtatcatgtacaggtagtccttgcttaagaaccattcgtttagtgatggtttggacttacgatggtgctgaaaaaccgacttgtgcctggtcctcacacttaggatcGTCGCAGCATTCCACagtatgtggtttgcttaatgaccatggtgattcacttaacagctgttgcaagaaaggtcataaaatcagatctgatttgcttaatgactgctttg contains:
- the CNN2 gene encoding calponin-2, with protein sequence MSSNQFNKGPSYGLSAEVRNRLAQKYDPQKEAELRVWIENLTGRQIGPDFQKGLKDGVILCELINKLQPGSVKKINTSALNWHQLENLSNFIKALISYGLKPVDLFEANDLYESGNMTQVQVSLLALASMAKTKGIASGMDIGVRYSEKQERSFDDAKLKAGHCVIGLQMGTNKCASQSGMTAYGTRRHLYDPKNQILPPMDHSTISLQMGTNKCASQVGMTAPGTRRHIYDSKLGTDKCDDSSMSLQMGYNQGANQSGQVFGLGRQIYDPKYCPQGNPGEVANTTSNEDQNSANYYYYQEDQ